The Roseovarius sp. EL26 genome has a window encoding:
- the merF gene encoding mercury resistance system transport protein MerF: MKNKLLALGIGGTILATLCCFTPLLPVVLTALGLTGLLGVLYNDAVLLPVLAGFLMLTGYALWRQKKQK, from the coding sequence ATGAAGAACAAGTTACTGGCACTTGGAATCGGCGGCACGATCTTGGCGACCCTGTGCTGCTTCACACCGCTCTTGCCGGTCGTACTGACGGCACTTGGCCTTACCGGATTACTCGGCGTTCTATACAACGATGCCGTTCTACTGCCGGTTTTGGCAGGTTTTCTCATGTTGACGGGGTACGCGCTATGGCGACAGAAGAAACAAAAGTAG
- a CDS encoding aminomethyltransferase family protein: protein MTTDLSHFRFVAKALPNQGARPRELARTMPAHPLSYMELPYDPEYTLYNSRLTPEKLDTATDDEMYWAVRTSVIFRHTGELPIEISGPDSEALLNKVFTRSVSKVKPGRCSYQFACYHDGGMITDGVLLRLSQDRFWMAQADGDLFSWYKAHAEGLDVKIHDPNVWVSQIQGPRSLDLLAAVLDGGVPDPFRYFDCAEVSIAGQTCWISRSGFTNELGWEVYMLPDTDIPAIGDKIMEAGAAFGILLTGTPVFRGRRIEAGLLNAGSDFGADTTPFEAGLGGFVEFDDRDFVGRKALEAADKSCRTWGMRVTSGVAQLGRVMTIDGEEVGRVCSSGYSPYQGCGVCIVRMDVPAQGPGTHVDVLCADGSTQNGELCTLPMYDADRLIPRGKLVDVPTKPIAAE from the coding sequence ATGACAACTGACCTTTCCCACTTCCGCTTCGTCGCCAAGGCTCTCCCCAATCAGGGCGCGCGCCCGCGCGAGCTTGCCCGCACCATGCCTGCCCATCCGCTGAGCTACATGGAACTGCCCTATGATCCCGAGTACACGCTCTATAACTCGCGCTTGACGCCGGAGAAACTCGACACGGCCACAGATGACGAAATGTATTGGGCGGTGCGCACCAGCGTCATTTTCCGCCACACCGGAGAATTGCCGATCGAGATTAGCGGGCCGGATTCTGAGGCCCTGCTGAACAAAGTGTTCACCCGGAGTGTCAGCAAGGTGAAGCCGGGCCGCTGTTCCTATCAGTTTGCTTGCTACCATGATGGCGGCATGATCACCGATGGGGTGTTGCTGCGGTTGTCGCAGGACAGGTTCTGGATGGCGCAGGCAGACGGCGATCTCTTCAGTTGGTACAAGGCACACGCCGAAGGGCTGGACGTGAAAATCCACGACCCGAATGTCTGGGTCAGCCAGATTCAAGGCCCACGATCACTGGACCTGCTGGCTGCCGTGCTTGACGGTGGGGTGCCCGACCCATTCCGCTATTTCGATTGCGCCGAGGTTTCCATCGCAGGCCAGACCTGCTGGATCAGCCGCTCGGGCTTCACCAATGAACTGGGCTGGGAAGTCTACATGTTACCCGACACTGATATCCCCGCCATCGGTGACAAGATCATGGAGGCAGGTGCTGCCTTCGGTATTCTGCTGACCGGAACGCCAGTGTTCCGGGGACGGCGGATCGAGGCCGGGTTGCTCAATGCCGGGTCGGATTTCGGGGCGGACACCACGCCGTTTGAGGCAGGGCTTGGTGGTTTTGTCGAGTTTGATGATCGCGATTTTGTTGGCCGCAAAGCGCTGGAGGCAGCGGACAAATCCTGCCGAACCTGGGGCATGCGGGTCACCAGCGGTGTCGCACAGCTTGGCCGCGTCATGACCATTGATGGCGAAGAGGTCGGCCGGGTCTGTTCTTCGGGCTATTCGCCCTATCAGGGCTGCGGTGTCTGCATCGTGCGCATGGATGTCCCGGCGCAGGGTCCGGGCACGCATGTCGATGTGCTCTGCGCCGATGGCTCCACTCAAAACGGTGAACTCTGCACCCTGCCGATGTACGACGCCGACCGCCTGATACCACGCGGCAAGCTGGTGGACGTTCCAACCAAACCCATTGCTGCAGAATGA
- a CDS encoding LysR substrate-binding domain-containing protein, giving the protein MRFRSYDALKIFDAVARTLSMTKAADEMHQSKGSISYQINKLEAELGFRLFERAHAKLGLTEEGRRLWHVSQTSLSQIDREIEDLRGTASGAVTVGALTYFSSRWLSPRLTRFFEANPGISLRIEPINSVDMMRSVKVDMAILWGIDGWEGHQSELLLSLPAVPTASRAVAEQVSQLGLAEAVKQLPLLGDSSGDAGWRAWHKAAGLPYAPSRSSLTVPDSNSRVQAVVDGQGLALWDDLIAPEIDDGTLVRLSDVRVENAGYFVVFTDQPMSQGAEAFLDWLRAENDRSERRA; this is encoded by the coding sequence ATGCGCTTTCGTTCTTATGATGCCCTCAAGATCTTTGATGCCGTTGCCCGCACTCTGTCGATGACCAAGGCGGCGGACGAGATGCATCAATCGAAAGGGTCGATCAGTTACCAAATCAACAAGCTTGAAGCCGAGCTTGGGTTTCGACTGTTCGAGCGCGCGCACGCAAAACTGGGACTGACAGAAGAAGGGCGCAGATTGTGGCATGTGTCCCAGACGTCCCTGAGCCAGATCGACCGTGAAATCGAAGACCTGCGCGGAACGGCCTCGGGTGCCGTGACCGTTGGCGCGCTGACCTACTTCTCTTCACGCTGGCTGTCGCCAAGGCTCACCCGCTTTTTTGAGGCCAATCCCGGTATCAGCCTGCGCATTGAGCCGATCAATTCGGTCGACATGATGAGATCGGTCAAGGTCGACATGGCAATCCTCTGGGGAATTGACGGCTGGGAGGGTCACCAGAGCGAACTTCTTCTGTCCCTGCCTGCCGTGCCAACCGCCAGCCGTGCAGTTGCTGAGCAGGTAAGCCAACTTGGATTGGCTGAGGCGGTCAAGCAGCTTCCGCTCTTGGGTGACAGCTCCGGCGATGCGGGGTGGCGCGCCTGGCACAAAGCTGCAGGGCTGCCGTACGCACCCAGTCGGTCCAGCTTGACGGTTCCTGACTCAAACAGCCGCGTTCAGGCGGTGGTGGATGGTCAGGGGTTGGCGCTTTGGGATGATCTGATCGCGCCAGAAATTGACGATGGCACGCTTGTCCGCTTGTCCGATGTCAGAGTTGAAAACGCGGGTTACTTTGTCGTTTTCACGGACCAGCCGATGTCTCAGGGCGCAGAGGCATTCTTGGACTGGTTGCGGGCTGAAAATGATCGCAGCGAGAGGCGGGCTTGA
- a CDS encoding metallophosphoesterase has protein sequence MTNWYTADTHFGHENVIAFCGRPFRSAGQMDAILIENLWSKVGPDDDLWIVGDFAFGPNAKDATYLEGLFGQLPRARKHLIVGNHDLEPTLALPWDSISHIAEVRDGPKNQAHTLCHYPMITWNHARRDALQIFGHVHGNWKGSRNSVNAGVDVWDFMPVRFEDIARRAKTLPVNKHWQDVEHNAKEI, from the coding sequence ATGACCAATTGGTATACAGCAGACACCCACTTCGGGCATGAGAACGTCATCGCGTTCTGTGGCCGCCCCTTCCGCAGCGCCGGACAGATGGACGCGATCCTGATCGAAAACCTATGGTCGAAGGTTGGCCCAGACGATGATCTCTGGATCGTCGGAGACTTCGCGTTTGGCCCGAACGCCAAAGATGCAACCTACCTCGAAGGGCTCTTCGGTCAGCTCCCCAGAGCGCGCAAACATTTGATCGTCGGCAACCATGATCTGGAACCGACGCTGGCGTTGCCATGGGACAGTATCTCGCACATCGCAGAGGTCAGGGACGGCCCTAAGAACCAGGCGCATACGCTGTGCCACTACCCGATGATTACCTGGAACCACGCCCGCAGGGATGCGCTCCAGATCTTCGGCCATGTTCACGGGAACTGGAAAGGTTCGAGGAACAGCGTCAACGCCGGTGTGGACGTCTGGGACTTCATGCCTGTTCGCTTCGAGGACATTGCGCGGCGGGCAAAGACGCTGCCGGTGAACAAGCACTGGCAGGACGTCGAACACAATGCGAAGGAGATTTAA
- a CDS encoding DUF6478 family protein → MSELRKSLKKWLGSWAGTQSGLPSGHLPAATSSIQRHIGSDKFLIPHGTDWFWRPEMWRSALSEPRPKSVQNGAKLGSEVKLFHDCRLAEISLGQVPSGEIADAAPYGLSLEVSGFDGSFLSLVLDLPEEALQGLQKRHLIRLDAMIDLEKPLPLFARLNIKHGPNVVQVIRELTLKPTEMTVEFDLGYSDLNEKRLERAWIDLIFKEPQNNNVMMRDMILCRFPRAEV, encoded by the coding sequence ATGAGCGAGCTGCGCAAATCGTTGAAGAAATGGCTCGGTTCATGGGCGGGAACACAATCCGGATTGCCCTCCGGGCACCTCCCTGCTGCGACGTCGTCAATCCAGCGACACATTGGCTCCGACAAATTTCTCATACCCCATGGTACAGATTGGTTCTGGCGCCCTGAGATGTGGCGGTCCGCCTTGTCTGAACCTCGCCCGAAATCGGTTCAGAACGGTGCAAAATTGGGATCTGAAGTGAAGTTGTTTCACGATTGCCGCTTGGCTGAAATTTCGCTGGGCCAAGTGCCGAGCGGCGAAATCGCTGATGCCGCGCCTTATGGACTCAGTCTAGAGGTGTCTGGGTTTGATGGATCATTTCTGTCACTGGTTCTGGACTTGCCCGAGGAGGCTCTGCAAGGATTGCAGAAACGGCATCTGATCCGGCTCGATGCGATGATTGACCTGGAAAAACCGCTACCCCTTTTCGCGCGGCTAAATATCAAACACGGCCCCAATGTCGTTCAGGTCATCCGGGAATTAACGTTAAAGCCGACTGAAATGACTGTAGAGTTCGACCTTGGCTATAGTGATCTGAATGAAAAGCGGCTTGAACGGGCATGGATCGACCTGATTTTCAAAGAGCCACAGAACAACAACGTAATGATGCGCGATATGATCTTGTGCCGCTTTCCCCGCGCGGAAGTGTAA
- a CDS encoding helix-turn-helix transcriptional regulator, which translates to MAKFKLRSENTATIRKITDRLDKLENFREGYVRNTPTSAVHTNVQALREKLGLQKNEMAELLGVTSRTYYAYERGLRPIPSTTLVKLAMVTGADLNEILLGRPARTNFETVRHAVDDLMSIRAYLVSEYPEMDEPTRTKVARFAVTTDWQGWSRMHPSVIRDAVRMVTCYRFHPEDIPAPPYWEEYEGRTDEYEEAMTEWQAKIDRDFPPQDEEAAHL; encoded by the coding sequence TTGGCTAAATTCAAGTTAAGGTCAGAAAATACAGCTACCATCAGGAAGATTACGGACAGACTGGATAAGCTGGAGAACTTCAGAGAGGGCTACGTTCGGAACACTCCCACCTCAGCTGTGCACACAAACGTGCAAGCCTTACGCGAAAAACTTGGGCTGCAAAAAAATGAAATGGCCGAACTGCTGGGGGTAACGTCACGCACGTATTATGCGTACGAGCGTGGATTGCGACCGATACCATCCACGACACTCGTAAAACTCGCGATGGTCACTGGGGCAGATCTCAATGAAATTTTGCTGGGCCGCCCTGCTCGGACAAACTTTGAAACTGTTCGTCATGCCGTTGATGATCTAATGTCGATCAGAGCCTACTTAGTTAGCGAATACCCTGAAATGGACGAACCAACACGGACAAAAGTCGCCCGGTTCGCAGTTACAACCGATTGGCAAGGGTGGTCCCGAATGCATCCATCAGTGATCCGAGATGCCGTGAGAATGGTGACGTGTTATCGCTTTCATCCTGAAGACATACCTGCGCCTCCATATTGGGAAGAATATGAAGGAAGAACAGATGAGTACGAAGAAGCAATGACAGAGTGGCAGGCAAAGATTGATAGAGATTTTCCTCCTCAGGACGAAGAAGCTGCCCATCTCTAA
- a CDS encoding helix-turn-helix domain-containing protein — MTKSLRSEGHIALIRALVEARKAKGISQAELATLLKCHQSFVARIESGQRRIDVPELVILSRALDADASVLLTKVSSAVPLGARI; from the coding sequence GTGACGAAATCTCTTAGATCAGAAGGCCATATCGCTCTCATCAGGGCTCTGGTCGAGGCAAGGAAGGCCAAAGGCATTTCTCAAGCCGAGTTAGCGACATTATTGAAGTGTCATCAGTCATTCGTCGCCCGGATTGAGTCGGGTCAACGTCGGATCGATGTCCCCGAGCTTGTTATTTTATCGCGAGCACTTGACGCTGACGCATCAGTCTTGTTGACGAAGGTATCTAGCGCTGTACCACTTGGAGCCCGGATTTAG
- a CDS encoding GDCCVxC domain-containing (seleno)protein has translation MATEETKVVLESTLTCPSCGHVETETMPTDACQWFYECKSCQTVLKPLEGDCCVYCSYATVPCPPIQEGKSCCA, from the coding sequence ATGGCGACAGAAGAAACAAAAGTAGTCTTGGAATCCACTTTGACCTGTCCGTCTTGTGGGCATGTGGAGACCGAAACCATGCCCACAGATGCCTGCCAGTGGTTCTATGAATGCAAGTCCTGTCAGACAGTGCTGAAACCGCTTGAGGGTGACTGTTGCGTGTATTGCTCATACGCAACTGTTCCTTGCCCACCGATCCAAGAGGGCAAGTCTTGCTGCGCATAG
- a CDS encoding tyrosine-type recombinase/integrase produces the protein MPLEPRKRDRIYYAVGWIEYNGRPIAGPYRKSTESTTEAGARDWIAQETEYQIRKHLVGEDKALRFLDALELYDPDPKTAARIEKLLDEIGEVPLSDITGAFLKSLGPKLMPDVSVDTWLREIITPVRAVVNNAHELKRTPYLKVRAFKTSEVVAQDTKRGKTSRVKRVPATRGWIEAFCREADPYNAALVRFMFETAARIDQAISVKPAEVFPESLAVSLKAQKGHPKCLVAVSPEMMDELTALKPKRPRNRKTGGFIEERLFGYGSSTGYNGRWKTICNAADIPYLSAHAAGRHGFYTELVVRQGVDPVTAAEAGRWSDVSLPLRVYAHSETDEAQIRALFRTKLVQLQAKDDGK, from the coding sequence TTGCCGCTCGAACCGAGGAAAAGGGACCGCATCTACTATGCGGTCGGCTGGATCGAATACAACGGTCGCCCGATCGCCGGTCCATATCGAAAAAGCACGGAGTCGACTACAGAAGCTGGCGCGCGGGACTGGATAGCTCAGGAAACTGAATACCAAATCCGAAAGCATCTTGTTGGAGAGGATAAAGCACTCAGGTTCTTAGATGCCCTTGAGCTTTATGATCCCGACCCCAAGACTGCGGCTCGAATAGAAAAGTTGCTCGACGAAATTGGGGAGGTGCCACTATCCGATATCACTGGAGCCTTTCTCAAGAGCTTAGGCCCTAAGCTAATGCCAGACGTGTCAGTTGATACATGGCTGCGGGAGATAATCACACCCGTCCGTGCGGTCGTTAACAATGCCCACGAACTGAAGAGAACACCCTATTTGAAAGTTCGAGCTTTCAAGACAAGCGAAGTTGTCGCTCAAGACACAAAGCGCGGGAAAACAAGCCGTGTAAAGCGGGTCCCAGCAACTAGAGGATGGATCGAAGCATTCTGTCGAGAGGCTGACCCCTATAATGCGGCACTTGTTCGCTTCATGTTTGAGACTGCAGCAAGGATTGATCAGGCCATCTCAGTGAAACCGGCGGAAGTCTTCCCGGAATCGCTTGCGGTGAGCCTCAAAGCCCAAAAAGGGCATCCAAAATGCCTGGTCGCAGTCAGCCCCGAGATGATGGACGAACTCACAGCGTTAAAGCCAAAGAGGCCAAGGAACCGGAAGACCGGCGGTTTCATAGAAGAAAGGCTATTCGGTTATGGGAGTTCGACAGGCTACAATGGTAGGTGGAAGACGATCTGCAACGCGGCGGACATACCTTATCTTTCCGCACATGCCGCTGGCAGACATGGATTCTATACCGAACTGGTTGTGCGACAGGGTGTTGACCCAGTGACTGCAGCTGAAGCCGGACGTTGGTCCGACGTTTCCTTGCCGCTAAGAGTTTATGCGCATTCAGAAACCGATGAAGCGCAGATTAGGGCGCTGTTTCGTACAAAACTTGTACAGCTGCAGGCCAAAGACGACGGCAAATAA
- a CDS encoding helix-turn-helix domain-containing protein, whose amino-acid sequence MFTIGKASEQSGVKIETIRYYEREGVVPKPGRTAGGRRLYSPDEIAKLRFVRRCRDLGFPISIIRTFLSLTVQKDRSCGEVKTLAEDHLVEINAKIENLVLLREALLNLSANCDDGTAACPMLDALMKDGFGELGSEQSRP is encoded by the coding sequence ATGTTCACGATTGGGAAGGCATCAGAACAAAGCGGCGTGAAGATCGAAACGATCCGCTATTATGAACGCGAAGGCGTTGTGCCTAAGCCGGGACGAACCGCAGGCGGACGCAGGCTCTATTCACCCGATGAGATCGCAAAACTGAGGTTTGTTCGCCGATGCAGAGATTTGGGTTTCCCTATCTCGATCATCCGAACCTTCCTGTCTTTGACCGTGCAAAAAGATCGTTCATGTGGCGAGGTGAAAACCTTGGCGGAAGATCACTTGGTTGAGATCAACGCCAAAATAGAAAACCTGGTGCTTCTTCGCGAAGCGCTTCTAAACCTATCTGCGAACTGCGATGATGGGACAGCGGCCTGTCCGATGCTCGATGCTCTGATGAAAGATGGTTTTGGGGAATTGGGATCAGAGCAAAGCAGACCTTAG